Proteins encoded by one window of Winogradskyella sp. PG-2:
- a CDS encoding glutamate synthase subunit beta, which produces MGKVTGFKEFERKDEKYTSVKDRVKNYKEFTVPLNDKDMTEQGSRCMDCGIPFCHSGCPLGNLIPDFNHMVHQGEWQKASWILHSTNNFPEFTGRLCPAPCEQACVLGIIEDPVSIENIEKNIVERAFKEGWIKPQPPKTRTGKTIAVVGSGPAGLAAAQQLNRAGHTVTVFERDDAIGGLLRYGIPNFKMEKGIIDRRLAILEAEGIVFKTNVNVGLNYDVEDLKAFDATVLCGGATERRSLPTPGIDADGVVQAMDFLTQQTKVVFGQKIKDQVLATDKNVIVIGGGDTGSDCIGTSNRQGAKSVVNFEIMPKPPGHRSPTTPWPYWPLQLKTSSSHKEGVERNWLINTKEFVTDKKGKLTALKTVNVEWEMIPGERPKLIEIAGTEKTWPCDLALLALGFTGPEYTIADQLGLDRDVRSNYKASYGKYQTNIPNIFTAGDMRRGQSLIVWAISEGREAARQVDIYLMGKSDLATKNADGDLVGL; this is translated from the coding sequence ATGGGAAAAGTAACAGGTTTTAAAGAATTCGAAAGAAAAGATGAAAAGTACACATCTGTAAAGGATCGTGTTAAGAATTATAAAGAGTTTACAGTGCCTTTAAATGATAAGGACATGACGGAACAAGGGTCGCGATGTATGGATTGTGGAATTCCATTTTGTCATAGTGGTTGTCCACTAGGTAATCTAATTCCAGATTTTAACCACATGGTACATCAAGGTGAATGGCAAAAAGCCTCTTGGATTCTACATTCAACAAATAATTTCCCAGAATTCACAGGGCGTCTATGTCCTGCGCCATGCGAGCAAGCATGTGTTTTGGGTATAATTGAAGATCCAGTATCGATAGAAAATATTGAAAAAAATATTGTAGAGCGTGCCTTTAAAGAAGGTTGGATTAAGCCACAGCCACCAAAAACAAGAACAGGTAAAACCATTGCTGTTGTTGGTTCTGGTCCTGCAGGTTTAGCTGCAGCGCAACAACTAAATAGAGCTGGTCATACAGTTACTGTTTTTGAGCGAGATGATGCTATTGGAGGTTTATTACGTTACGGAATTCCTAATTTTAAAATGGAAAAAGGTATCATAGATCGTCGTTTAGCAATCCTTGAAGCGGAAGGCATTGTCTTTAAAACCAATGTTAATGTTGGCTTAAATTATGATGTTGAAGATTTAAAAGCCTTTGATGCGACTGTCCTTTGTGGTGGCGCAACTGAAAGACGAAGTTTACCAACTCCAGGCATAGATGCTGATGGAGTTGTACAAGCCATGGATTTTTTAACACAACAAACTAAGGTTGTTTTTGGTCAGAAAATTAAAGATCAAGTTTTAGCTACAGATAAAAACGTCATTGTCATTGGAGGTGGCGATACAGGATCGGATTGTATTGGTACATCGAATCGTCAAGGTGCAAAATCGGTAGTTAATTTTGAAATTATGCCCAAACCACCAGGTCATCGTTCACCTACAACACCTTGGCCTTATTGGCCGTTGCAATTAAAGACGTCTTCTTCTCATAAAGAAGGAGTGGAACGTAATTGGTTAATTAATACAAAGGAATTTGTAACTGACAAAAAAGGGAAATTAACCGCTTTAAAAACGGTGAATGTAGAATGGGAAATGATTCCTGGTGAGCGTCCAAAATTAATAGAAATTGCAGGTACAGAAAAAACTTGGCCATGCGATTTAGCTTTATTGGCTTTAGGTTTTACAGGTCCAGAATATACAATTGCAGATCAATTGGGTTTAGATAGAGACGTGCGATCTAATTATAAAGCGAGCTATGGTAAATACCAAACTAATATTCCAAACATTTTTACAGCTGGAGATATGCGTCGAGGACAATCCTTAATTGTTTGGGCAATTTCTGAAGGAAGAGAAGCTGCTCGCCAAGTTGATATATACTTAATGGGTAAATCTGATTTGGCAACTAAAAATGCTGATGGCGATTTGGTAGGGTTGTAA
- the argH gene encoding argininosuccinate lyase: MKLWDKGFSIDKKIEQFTVGNDRKIDMQIAKYDVQASLAHAIMLESIGIITSDELQQLKSGLNGLSKSIEKGTFIIEGSFEDVHSKIEHELTKTLGDVGKKIHTARSRNDQVLVALQLYYKDNLEIINNKTKTFFNTLLDLAETHKKQLLPGYTHLQVAMPSSFGLWFSAYAELLIDDVHVLNAVSKIADQNPLGSAAGYGSSFPIDRNITTKELGFSTLKYNVVAAQLSRGKSERAIASALGGLCNTMARFAMDICLYMSQNFGFISFPDELTTGSSIMPHKKNPDVFELIRGKSNKIQALHTEMLLITNNLPSGYHRDFQLLKENIINAFEDVKDILDIFNYAIQQIIVKDVDLNDDKYKYLFTVDSINNLVVNGMSFREAYQQIGGQVQNNTYQPDLEKEHSHIGSIHNLCLDDIRAKYPK, encoded by the coding sequence ATGAAACTTTGGGATAAAGGATTTTCAATAGATAAAAAAATAGAACAATTTACAGTTGGAAACGACAGAAAAATTGACATGCAAATTGCTAAATATGATGTTCAAGCCTCATTAGCACATGCGATAATGTTAGAGTCTATTGGAATTATCACTTCTGATGAATTACAACAACTTAAATCAGGATTAAACGGTCTATCAAAATCTATTGAAAAAGGCACTTTTATAATAGAAGGATCATTTGAAGATGTACATTCAAAAATTGAACACGAGCTCACAAAAACCTTAGGTGATGTAGGTAAAAAAATTCATACTGCACGTTCTAGAAATGATCAGGTTTTAGTAGCTCTTCAATTATATTATAAGGACAATCTTGAAATTATTAATAACAAAACAAAAACGTTTTTCAATACACTTTTAGATTTAGCTGAAACTCACAAAAAACAATTGTTACCAGGTTATACGCATTTACAAGTTGCCATGCCTTCTTCATTTGGTTTATGGTTTTCTGCTTATGCAGAATTATTAATCGATGATGTGCATGTATTAAATGCAGTTTCTAAAATTGCAGATCAAAACCCATTAGGTTCCGCAGCTGGTTACGGAAGTTCATTTCCTATCGATAGAAATATTACTACCAAAGAATTAGGCTTTTCCACTTTAAAATATAACGTTGTTGCTGCACAATTAAGTAGAGGAAAAAGTGAACGTGCAATTGCGAGTGCATTAGGCGGTTTATGTAATACCATGGCGCGTTTCGCCATGGATATTTGCTTATACATGAGTCAGAATTTTGGGTTTATCTCATTCCCAGATGAGTTGACTACTGGTAGCAGTATTATGCCACACAAAAAGAATCCTGATGTGTTTGAACTCATTAGAGGAAAGAGTAATAAAATTCAGGCGTTGCATACTGAAATGCTTTTAATCACTAACAATTTACCAAGTGGATACCATAGAGATTTTCAATTATTAAAAGAGAATATTATCAATGCTTTTGAAGATGTAAAAGACATCTTAGACATCTTTAATTATGCCATTCAACAAATCATTGTTAAAGACGTTGATCTCAACGATGATAAATATAAATACTTATTTACAGTAGATAGCATTAATAATTTAGTAGTGAATGGTATGTCCTTTAGAGAAGCGTATCAGCAAATTGGCGGTCAAGTTCAAAATAACACCTATCAACCAGATTTAGAAAAAGAACACTCTCATATTGGTAGTATTCATAATTTGTGTTTAGATGATATTCGAGCTAAGTATCCTAAATAA
- a CDS encoding M20 family metallo-hydrolase → MIEKLTKEAIALLKQLIETQSFSSEEDKTALLIENWFTTNKVPYKRSENNIWSTNKYFDESKSTLLLNSHHDTVKPNNGYTKDPLKAIVEDGKLYGLGSNDAGGCLVSLIATFTYFYKKKNLNYNLVIVASAEEESSGPNGLNSMLSVIPNIDVAIVGEPTLMNLAIAEKGLVVFDAKVKGTASHAAHPNTDNAIYNTIDVLKWFQDYKFEKKSPVLGDVKMTVTQINAGKQHNAVPSEVDLVVDVRVNDKYSNQEIADILTQKSPCASINARSLRLNSSSIPVHHDLVKAGIALGRETYGSPTLSDQSVLSCPSLKLGPGDSTRSHTADEFIYLAEIEEGIDIYIKLLNKVL, encoded by the coding sequence ATGATAGAAAAACTCACAAAAGAAGCTATAGCTTTATTAAAGCAGCTCATTGAAACACAGTCGTTTTCATCTGAAGAAGATAAGACGGCATTACTCATTGAAAATTGGTTTACTACAAATAAGGTTCCTTATAAACGAAGCGAAAATAATATTTGGTCAACCAATAAATATTTTGATGAGAGTAAATCAACATTACTGTTAAACTCACATCACGATACGGTAAAACCTAATAATGGGTATACGAAAGATCCATTAAAAGCCATTGTTGAAGATGGGAAATTATATGGTTTAGGCAGTAATGATGCTGGTGGTTGTTTAGTGTCTTTAATCGCAACATTCACATACTTCTACAAAAAGAAAAACCTGAACTACAACTTAGTTATCGTTGCTTCTGCTGAAGAAGAAAGTAGTGGACCAAATGGATTAAATAGTATGTTATCTGTCATACCAAATATAGATGTTGCTATCGTTGGTGAACCAACATTAATGAATTTGGCAATTGCAGAAAAAGGCTTGGTCGTTTTTGACGCAAAAGTGAAAGGAACTGCCAGTCACGCAGCACATCCAAATACAGACAATGCCATTTATAATACGATTGATGTCTTAAAATGGTTTCAAGATTATAAGTTTGAAAAGAAATCACCTGTTCTAGGTGATGTAAAAATGACAGTAACTCAAATTAATGCTGGAAAACAACATAATGCTGTTCCATCTGAAGTTGATTTGGTTGTTGACGTTCGTGTGAATGATAAATATTCTAATCAGGAAATTGCAGATATATTAACGCAAAAATCTCCATGTGCGAGTATCAATGCGCGAAGTTTGCGATTGAATTCATCATCTATTCCTGTGCATCACGATTTGGTAAAAGCTGGTATTGCCTTAGGAAGAGAAACCTATGGTTCGCCAACATTATCAGATCAGTCAGTTTTGAGTTGCCCATCTCTAAAATTAGGACCTGGAGATAGCACACGATCACATACAGCGGATGAGTTTATTTATTTAGCTGAGATTGAAGAAGGGATTGACATTTATATTAAATTACTAAATAAGGTATTATGA
- the argB gene encoding acetylglutamate kinase, which yields METLKIIKIGGNIIDDSQSLESFLIQFAHLNGPKILVHGGGKLATQLAKQMDVPVKMNEGRRITDNETLDIITMVYAGKINKKIVAQLQVNDCNAIGFSGADGNSIVSVKRPTQPIDYGFVGDVKQVNTKTLEVLLNNSVTPVFCAITHNEKGQLLNTNADTIASELAIGFASIYNTELYYCFEKNGVLEDLENDDSVIETINTETYKTLKHNNIIFEGMLPKLNNCFHAINHHVQKVCIGKPSMLFTTNALFTTIQK from the coding sequence ATGGAAACACTAAAAATCATAAAAATAGGAGGTAATATAATTGACGACAGTCAATCTTTGGAATCATTTCTAATTCAGTTTGCTCACCTTAACGGACCAAAAATATTAGTGCATGGAGGTGGAAAGCTAGCGACACAGTTAGCCAAACAAATGGATGTTCCTGTAAAAATGAATGAAGGCAGACGTATCACAGATAACGAAACTTTAGACATTATTACAATGGTATATGCTGGTAAAATCAATAAAAAGATAGTTGCTCAATTACAAGTAAATGATTGTAACGCTATTGGATTTTCTGGCGCAGACGGAAACTCAATTGTATCTGTAAAACGACCAACTCAACCCATAGATTACGGTTTTGTAGGCGATGTAAAACAAGTTAACACTAAAACCCTTGAAGTGCTATTAAATAATTCTGTCACACCTGTTTTCTGTGCGATTACTCATAATGAAAAAGGGCAATTATTAAACACAAATGCAGACACAATAGCCTCTGAATTAGCGATTGGATTTGCTTCTATCTACAACACAGAGCTTTATTATTGTTTCGAGAAAAATGGTGTATTAGAAGACCTAGAAAATGACGATTCTGTTATTGAAACCATCAACACCGAAACCTATAAAACATTAAAGCATAACAACATCATATTTGAAGGCATGTTACCAAAACTAAACAACTGCTTTCATGCGATAAATCATCATGTACAAAAAGTTTGTATCGGAAAACCAAGTATGTTATTTACCACTAATGCGCTTTTTACAACCATTCAAAAATGA
- a CDS encoding acetylornithine carbamoyltransferase produces the protein MKKYTTLKDISNVSELIKEGILLKMNPFEFEDLGKHKTLVMLFFNSSLRTRLSTEKAAKNLGMNVMILNINDAWNLEFEDGTVMNVNTSEHIKEAAQVISKYADIIAVRAFPTLEDKAKDESEYVLNNFQKHASVPIINMESATAHPLQALADAITISELTEKKTPKVVLSWAPHPKALPQAVANSFVEMMQDLDVDLTITHPKGYELNTEITRNSTINYNQIDALKDADFVYVKNWSSYNDYGKILSQDKNWMMTKAKLGNAKFMHCLPVRRNVVVEDAVLDSEQSVVIEQTNNRTFAAQVVLKQLLENI, from the coding sequence ATGAAAAAATATACAACTTTAAAAGACATCTCTAACGTTTCAGAACTTATAAAAGAGGGGATATTATTAAAAATGAACCCTTTTGAATTTGAAGATTTAGGAAAGCATAAAACCCTAGTTATGCTATTTTTTAATTCGAGTTTGCGTACACGATTGAGTACAGAAAAAGCTGCGAAAAATTTAGGCATGAATGTTATGATCTTAAATATAAATGACGCTTGGAATTTAGAATTTGAAGATGGAACGGTTATGAATGTCAACACATCTGAACATATCAAGGAAGCGGCTCAAGTCATTTCAAAATATGCAGATATTATTGCTGTAAGAGCATTTCCGACATTAGAAGATAAGGCTAAAGATGAATCAGAATATGTGCTCAATAACTTTCAAAAACATGCATCAGTACCAATCATCAATATGGAAAGTGCTACAGCACATCCATTACAAGCACTAGCAGATGCAATAACCATTTCAGAATTAACAGAAAAAAAGACGCCGAAAGTAGTATTGTCTTGGGCACCTCATCCAAAAGCGTTACCACAGGCAGTTGCGAATTCATTTGTAGAAATGATGCAAGATTTAGATGTAGATTTGACGATTACACATCCTAAAGGTTATGAATTGAATACAGAAATAACTAGAAACTCAACTATTAATTACAATCAGATAGACGCATTAAAAGATGCTGATTTTGTGTATGTGAAAAATTGGAGCAGTTATAATGATTATGGGAAGATTTTAAGTCAAGATAAAAATTGGATGATGACCAAGGCAAAATTAGGTAATGCCAAATTTATGCATTGTTTACCAGTAAGACGAAATGTTGTTGTAGAAGATGCCGTTTTAGATAGCGAACAATCTGTCGTCATAGAACAAACTAACAATAGAACTTTTGCAGCACAAGTTGTGTTGAAACAATTATTAGAAAATATCTAA
- a CDS encoding aspartate aminotransferase family protein encodes MSLFNVYPLYDVTPVKAKDVYVYDDKNIEYLDLYGGHAVISIGHSHPEYVLAISNQVSTLGFYSNAIQNPLQVELADKLEELTGCIDYQLFLCNSGAEANENALKLASFHNGKKKVIAFKNGFHGRTSAAVAATDNAKIIAPINAQQEVEIIELGDLYAVEQILKQNETCAIIIEFIQGVGGLDQSTTEFYQGLDRLCKQYKTALIADEVQSGFGRTGDFFAFQKHHITPDIISIAKGMGNGFPVGGILIHPSIKASFGLLGTTFGGNHLACAATSAVLKVLEQENLMQNASDISEYFIEKAKTLPKLKTIKGRGLMLGLEFDFPISELRKTLIFKHHIFTGGAKNPNLIRILPPLTVQKKHIDRFFDALHKELN; translated from the coding sequence ATGAGTTTATTTAATGTTTACCCTTTATATGATGTTACGCCTGTAAAGGCAAAAGATGTTTATGTCTATGATGATAAAAATATTGAGTATTTAGATCTTTATGGAGGACATGCTGTGATCTCTATTGGGCATTCACATCCAGAATATGTGTTAGCTATTTCAAATCAGGTTTCAACATTAGGCTTTTATAGTAATGCCATTCAGAATCCACTTCAAGTTGAATTAGCAGATAAATTAGAAGAACTTACGGGTTGTATAGACTACCAATTATTTCTATGTAACTCAGGTGCTGAAGCCAATGAAAATGCTTTAAAATTAGCTTCATTTCATAATGGAAAGAAAAAAGTAATTGCTTTTAAAAATGGATTTCATGGTCGTACATCTGCTGCAGTTGCAGCAACAGATAATGCGAAAATTATCGCACCTATTAATGCACAACAAGAAGTCGAAATCATAGAATTAGGCGATTTATATGCAGTTGAACAAATTTTAAAACAAAATGAAACTTGTGCTATAATTATAGAATTTATACAAGGTGTTGGTGGATTAGACCAAAGTACAACTGAATTTTATCAAGGACTAGATAGACTCTGCAAGCAATACAAAACAGCATTAATTGCTGACGAAGTACAATCCGGATTTGGAAGAACTGGCGATTTTTTTGCTTTTCAAAAACATCATATTACACCAGATATTATCTCAATTGCTAAAGGTATGGGTAACGGATTTCCTGTCGGTGGGATTTTAATTCATCCATCAATAAAAGCTTCTTTTGGTTTATTAGGCACCACATTTGGTGGCAATCATTTAGCTTGTGCGGCAACAAGCGCAGTTTTAAAAGTTTTAGAGCAGGAAAACCTCATGCAGAATGCTTCAGATATTTCCGAGTACTTTATTGAAAAAGCCAAAACATTACCAAAGCTAAAGACCATTAAAGGAAGAGGATTAATGTTAGGATTAGAGTTTGATTTTCCGATTTCAGAATTACGAAAAACACTCATATTTAAACATCACATATTTACAGGAGGAGCTAAGAACCCTAATTTAATTAGAATTCTTCCTCCTTTAACCGTTCAGAAAAAACACATTGATAGATTTTTTGATGCTTTACATAAAGAATTAAATTAA
- the proC gene encoding pyrroline-5-carboxylate reductase, protein MKIAIIGTGNLGKSIAKGLITNNAITTLYLTKRNLDDIQEFEGYKNVVLTTDNIEATKQSDILIFAVQPAHFEQILNDVKPYLTENHVVISTITGYLIPKIESQIGNDQFIIRAMPNTAIAVGKSMTCLCSNEKGKKRIPIAEAIFNRLGHTLVIPESQMQAATVVCASGIAFWMRLIRATTQAAIQLGFDAKEAQELAMHTSEGAANLLITNGDHPEEEIDRVTTPMGCTITGLNHMEHKGLSSSLIQGMVASFNKINTIKEEQI, encoded by the coding sequence ATGAAAATCGCAATCATAGGAACAGGAAACTTAGGTAAGTCTATCGCAAAAGGATTGATAACCAACAATGCAATTACAACATTGTATTTAACTAAAAGGAATTTAGATGACATTCAAGAATTCGAAGGCTACAAAAATGTTGTGTTAACTACTGATAATATTGAGGCTACAAAGCAGTCTGATATTTTAATTTTTGCTGTACAACCAGCACATTTTGAGCAAATATTAAACGACGTGAAACCATATTTGACGGAAAATCATGTAGTGATTTCGACTATAACAGGTTATTTAATTCCAAAAATTGAATCTCAAATTGGCAATGACCAATTTATCATAAGGGCTATGCCAAATACTGCTATTGCAGTCGGGAAATCAATGACGTGCTTGTGTAGTAATGAAAAAGGTAAAAAACGTATTCCGATTGCAGAAGCCATTTTCAATAGATTAGGACATACACTAGTAATACCTGAATCTCAAATGCAAGCTGCAACAGTAGTATGTGCCAGTGGAATTGCGTTTTGGATGCGATTAATACGTGCCACAACGCAAGCTGCAATTCAATTAGGATTTGACGCTAAAGAAGCACAAGAACTAGCAATGCATACCTCAGAAGGTGCAGCCAACTTATTAATTACCAATGGAGATCATCCTGAAGAAGAAATTGACAGAGTAACCACACCTATGGGTTGTACAATTACTGGTTTAAATCACATGGAACATAAAGGATTAAGCTCGTCATTAATACAAGGTATGGTTGCTTCGTTCAATAAAATTAATACCATAAAAGAAGAGCAGATATGA
- the argC gene encoding N-acetyl-gamma-glutamyl-phosphate reductase, with translation MIKAGIIGGAGYTAGELIRLLLNHEQTRIDFVFSTSNAGNKLYKVHQDLVGSTEMSFTNEINAHVDVLFLCLGHGNSTAFLNQHTFSENTKIIDLSNDFRLEANKIFNGKDFIYGLPELQKEVIAAANYIANPGCFATAIQLALLPLADANLISKDIHINAVTGATGAGTSLSKTTHFTWRDNNFSHYKAFTHQHLGEINQTLDQLQGDFDSEVHFMPNRGNFSRGIFATAYTTFNGTLEDAKSLYKNYYKNAAFTFVSDEDIHLKQVVNTNKCIIHLHKHNNKLLVTSIIDNLLKGASGQAIQNMNLAFGFNETEGLNLKANFF, from the coding sequence ATGATTAAAGCAGGAATTATAGGAGGTGCTGGATATACAGCAGGCGAATTGATTAGATTGTTATTAAATCATGAGCAAACAAGGATAGATTTTGTGTTTAGCACATCGAATGCAGGCAATAAACTATACAAGGTACATCAAGATTTAGTAGGTTCTACAGAAATGAGTTTTACAAATGAAATTAATGCTCATGTCGATGTATTATTTCTTTGTTTGGGTCATGGTAATTCAACCGCATTTTTAAATCAACACACATTTTCTGAGAACACAAAAATCATTGATTTAAGTAACGATTTCAGACTTGAAGCCAATAAGATTTTTAATGGAAAAGACTTTATATATGGATTGCCAGAATTACAAAAAGAAGTTATTGCAGCTGCTAATTATATTGCAAATCCAGGCTGTTTTGCAACAGCAATTCAGCTAGCTCTATTACCATTAGCAGATGCTAATTTAATTAGTAAAGATATTCATATCAATGCAGTTACAGGTGCTACTGGAGCAGGAACATCTTTATCTAAGACCACTCATTTTACTTGGCGAGATAATAACTTTTCGCATTATAAAGCATTTACACATCAGCATTTAGGTGAAATAAATCAAACCCTAGATCAATTACAAGGTGATTTTGATTCTGAGGTCCATTTTATGCCAAATCGTGGTAATTTTTCAAGAGGAATTTTTGCAACTGCTTATACCACTTTTAATGGTACATTAGAAGATGCTAAATCACTATATAAGAACTATTACAAAAATGCAGCATTCACGTTTGTATCAGATGAAGACATTCATTTAAAGCAAGTGGTAAACACTAATAAATGTATTATTCATTTGCATAAACACAATAATAAATTATTGGTTACAAGCATTATAGACAACCTTTTAAAAGGTGCTTCAGGACAAGCAATCCAAAACATGAATTTAGCCTTTGGTTTTAATGAAACAGAAGGATTAAATCTTAAAGCTAATTTCTTTTAA
- a CDS encoding argininosuccinate synthase yields MSKLVIAYSGGLDTSYCAVSLSKVGYDVHAVSVNTGGFTSEEIKTIESNAYKMGVSTYKNIDAIASYYDKVIKYLIFGNVLKNNTYPLSVSAERIIQAIEIIQYAKSINAKYIAHGSTGAGNDQVRFDMIFQTLAPEIEIITPIRDGKLTRQQEIDYLIENGIDMSWNKAKYSVNKGLWGTSVGGEETLTSEQPLPESAYPSQLKKDGEEKVILTFKKGELATVNGKADSADKNIELLNDLASAYAIGRDIHVGDTIVGIKGRVGFEAAAALIIIRAHHLLEKHTLTKWQLQHKDYMSNFYGMHLHEGQYLDPVMRDMEAFLQNSQTNVSGDVTVTLKPYHFTLDGISSQHDLMNAKFGSYGEENKGWTADEAKGFIKIVGNQNKIYQQVNSGL; encoded by the coding sequence ATGAGCAAATTAGTAATTGCATATAGTGGTGGATTAGATACATCTTATTGTGCTGTAAGTTTAAGTAAAGTAGGTTATGATGTACATGCAGTAAGCGTAAATACAGGTGGTTTTACTTCAGAAGAAATTAAAACCATTGAGAGTAACGCCTACAAAATGGGTGTCTCTACGTATAAAAATATTGATGCTATTGCATCGTATTATGATAAAGTGATTAAGTATTTAATCTTTGGAAATGTACTTAAAAACAACACGTATCCTTTGTCAGTAAGTGCTGAGCGTATTATTCAGGCCATTGAAATTATTCAATATGCAAAAAGCATTAATGCTAAATATATTGCTCACGGAAGTACAGGAGCAGGAAATGACCAAGTAAGGTTCGATATGATTTTCCAGACTTTAGCGCCAGAAATTGAAATAATTACACCTATTAGAGATGGTAAATTAACAAGACAACAAGAGATCGATTACCTCATTGAAAATGGTATCGACATGTCTTGGAACAAAGCCAAATATTCAGTTAACAAAGGGCTTTGGGGAACAAGTGTTGGAGGAGAAGAAACTTTGACTTCAGAACAACCACTACCAGAATCTGCATACCCTTCACAGTTAAAGAAAGATGGCGAAGAGAAAGTTATATTGACTTTTAAGAAAGGTGAATTAGCAACTGTAAACGGAAAAGCCGATTCAGCGGATAAGAATATAGAACTACTTAATGATTTAGCATCAGCTTATGCTATTGGTAGAGATATTCATGTTGGTGACACTATTGTTGGTATTAAAGGCAGAGTTGGATTTGAAGCTGCAGCAGCATTAATCATCATAAGGGCACATCATCTTTTAGAGAAGCACACCTTAACGAAATGGCAATTGCAACACAAAGATTACATGTCTAATTTCTACGGCATGCATTTACACGAAGGTCAATATCTAGATCCAGTAATGCGAGACATGGAAGCTTTTTTACAGAACAGTCAGACTAATGTCTCTGGTGATGTTACTGTAACATTGAAACCATATCATTTCACTCTAGATGGAATCTCATCTCAGCATGATTTAATGAATGCCAAATTCGGAAGTTATGGTGAAGAAAATAAAGGTTGGACAGCAGATGAAGCTAAAGGTTTTATTAAAATCGTTGGCAATCAAAACAAAATCTATCAACAGGTAAATTCAGGATTATGA
- a CDS encoding GNAT family N-acetyltransferase encodes MKIVIADKSHTVYADIICKTIEEAAQVRGTGIAKRQPEYIITKMENGNAVIALDGDQFAGFCYIESWGHGKFVANSGLIVHPNFRKQGLAKKIKKVIFKHSRTKFPDSKVFSITTGLAVMKMNSDLGYKPVTFSELTDDQSFWKGCQTCKNFDVLTRTEQKMCLCTGMLYDPNKKEEVTKEKQKIDKKVWTRLKNIKQSMFLKKDKK; translated from the coding sequence ATGAAAATTGTTATTGCTGATAAATCACATACAGTTTATGCAGACATCATCTGCAAAACTATCGAAGAAGCTGCACAAGTCAGAGGGACTGGTATCGCAAAGCGACAACCAGAATACATCATTACCAAAATGGAAAATGGTAATGCGGTTATTGCTTTAGATGGAGATCAATTTGCAGGCTTTTGCTATATCGAATCTTGGGGACACGGAAAATTTGTTGCTAATTCAGGATTAATTGTCCATCCAAATTTCAGAAAGCAAGGTCTTGCCAAGAAAATCAAAAAAGTGATTTTTAAGCATTCTAGAACCAAGTTTCCAGACTCAAAAGTTTTTAGTATCACTACTGGTCTAGCTGTAATGAAAATGAATAGTGATTTAGGTTATAAGCCTGTAACATTCTCTGAATTAACAGATGATCAATCCTTCTGGAAAGGCTGTCAGACTTGTAAAAATTTTGACGTCTTAACAAGAACCGAGCAAAAAATGTGCTTGTGCACTGGTATGCTTTATGATCCTAATAAAAAGGAAGAGGTGACTAAAGAAAAACAAAAAATTGATAAAAAAGTTTGGACAAGGTTGAAAAATATCAAACAATCTATGTTCTTAAAAAAAGACAAAAAATGA